A stretch of Fulvia fulva chromosome 4, complete sequence DNA encodes these proteins:
- a CDS encoding Glutathione S-transferase-like protein ustS: MSNELILYDLPSKGRCRSWSANVWKTRLVLNYKNISYKTQWVPFPEVRDTVAATGVSPNGEKAWTEYSVPLIKFPDGTYLMDSANIAPALEKLHPSPPLHLDLKIHEELMPAFGQAIMPLVPSVAMPEIARSVILECDREWFYADRERKLGASLDELERTNGGDQAWEKARPGFEGIREVLKKYKRDEGPFILGSEPSYGDFMLVAGIHMFSQFPKEKYEKFLSMCEPELGNLYEASKQWIQRDD, encoded by the exons ATGTCCAACGAACTTATCCTCTACGACCTGCCTAGCAAAGGACGCTGTCGGTCTTGGTCTGCAAATGTTTGGAAGA CTCGCCTCGTCCTGAATTACAAGAACATTTCTTACAAGACGCAATGGGTCCCTTTTCCAGAAGTTCGAGACACTGTCGCTGCAAC CGGCGTATCCCCCAACGGCGAGAAAGCCTGGACAGAATACAGCGTTCCTCTTATCAAATTCCCCGACGGTACCTACCTCATGGACTCCGCCAACATCGCCCCAGCCCTCGAGAAACTCCATCCCTCCCCACCACTGCATCTTGATCTGAAGATCCACGAGGAGCTGATGCCGGCGTTTGGACAGGCAATCATGCCCCTTGTGCCAAGTGTGGCGATGCCCGAGATTGCGAGGAGTGTCATTCTAGAGTGTGATCGAGAGTGGTTCTACGCTGATCGCGAGCGCAAACTTGGCGCATCACTCGATGAACTCGAGCGAACGAACGGTGGAGATCAAGCGTGGGAGAAGGCAAGGCCTGGGTTCGAGGGGATTCGGGAGGTGTTGAAGAAGTATAAGAGG GACGAAGGCCCCTTCATCCTCGGCAGCGAGCCCAGTTATGGCGATTTCATGCTCGTCGCAGGGATCCATATGTTCAGTCAGTTCCCAAAGGAGAAGTACGAGAAATTTCTGAGCATGTGTGAGCCGGAGTTGGGGAATCTTTATGAGGCTAGTAAGCAGTGGATCCAGAGGGATGATTGA
- a CDS encoding putative pectate lyase A: MRSSVLVAALSFSTAVFAAPTWHDWIDSWKPSHASGLEGYALDNPLGPTTGGKGGKAITVKTVEELVAAVAGDSPKIIYLDGEFRPSSRLVVGSNTSLLGKGKGANIIGEGINIYNAANVIVRNISVRFVEGGDGMTVQNSTRVWVDHCEFESEISLELGPDFYDGQLDIVRASDWMTVSYNYFHGKSSFSALQSLPLTSFRSLTNLPTLTDHWKSSLVGNSDVLREVDEGHLHITYHHNFWQNIGTRGPAGRFGHQHIYNNLYEDFLYQAIHSRSDNQVLVEANKFMGDTRTALTTYGLVVPEDSPNTCVCGDEELDGFANLGAKNDFGDAIVNITQVGDFTKAGYKYKLTPLKLLESVVRKNVGLGKVKV; this comes from the exons ATGAGATCCAGTGTCCTTGTAGCAGCCTTGAGCTTCAGCACTGCAGTCTTCGCAGCACCAACCTGGCACGACTGGATCGACTCCTGGAAACCAAGCCATGCTTCTGGTCTTGAAGGATATGCACTCGACAACCCACTAGGCCCCACCACAGGGGGCAAAGGCGGCAAAGCCATCACCGTCAAGACCGTCGAAGAGCTCGTAGCTGCCGTAGCTGGGGACAGCCCCAAGATCATCTACCTCGATGGCGAATTCCGTCCTTCATCGCGTCTGGTAGTCGGCTCAAACACCAGCCTCCTCGGCAAGGGGAAGGGAGCCAACATCATCGGCGAAGGTATCAACATCTACAATGCAGCGAATGTCATTGTTCGAAACATTTCCGTTCGCTTTGTTGAGGGTGGAGATGGCATGACGGTGCAGAATTCGACGAGGGTTTGGGTTGATCATTGCGAGTTTGAGAGTGAGATTAGTCTTGAGCTTGGTCCTGATTTCTAC GACGGTCAACTCGACATAGTCCGCGCCTCAGACTGGATGACAGTCTCCTACAACTACTTCCACGGCAAGTCCTCCTTCTCCGCCCTCCAATCCCTTCCCCTCACCTCCTTCCGTTCCCTCACTAACCTCCCGACCCTCACAGACCACTGGAAATCCTCCCTAGTCGGCAACTCCGACGTCCTCCGCGAAGTCGACGAAGGCCACCTGCACATAACCTACCACCACAACTTCTGGCAGAACATCGGTACGCGCGGCCCAGCAGGCCGCTTCGGCCATCAACACATCTACAACAACCTCTACGAAGACTTCCTCTACCAAGCCATCCACTCGAGATCGGATAATCAAGTGTTGGTAGAGGCGAACAAGTTCATGGGTGATACCAGGACGGCACTGACGACGTATGGATTGGTGGTGCCGGAGGATAGCCCGAATACTTGTGTTTGTGGTGATGAGGAGTTGGATGGGTTTGCGAATCTGGGGGCTA AGAATGATTTTGGTGATGCTATCGTTAACATTACGCAAGTTGGCGACTTCACGAAGGCTGGGTATAAGTACAAGTTGACGCCGCTGAAGTTGCTCGAGTCAGTGGTACGCAAGAACGTTGGATTGGGCAAGGTGAAAGTGTAA
- a CDS encoding mRNA-capping enzyme — translation MAEHLYAKLPLERLPVRLQRLLQTPVPRSWILPATLTWLLGLAPLAWFVYKRTSRGVSKKKDATTTDPGLLVKGTRFEQYQTPSGHVYPKIRTFYHEHQKKANLPADLPLLVFMHGLGGSAAQFAPLLTSLVNIAPCLAIDLPGCGRSEFLPKENEAYTTTALAELLFAAIDRFRNKDCNQKVVLVGHSMGCSISALLASNTSPLAHLCSEHVLGMIALCPRSSTITKHELQNIQYLNWIWSPLFDLVRLHDRRGGVDSRSVLRVVGEHADSETKRLQLRFNEQSSSAVFQKVLLGIYLQEKKTAEKGEESLLGKRVWSGMKVPLFLVAAKKDALAPPENVELITDWLTEETKRQDSAGGQQDYADTENEDPMKDAHLPGDKAVEDSADIEEVAPDQLGDLQESQQPKQTSIIPAVAGDVDLAARRLSSNKHEQPYLTTESHTIEEAQTESKHAFALKTTVFPQSSHGLLYASKDVRILASLIEGFLAKYVDERLAPSWQLRHLMSTDKWDVKNLAKWQKVQNCSEPIGGVFRAMKTMREIDEAHNPREFVKKYSYRIRPDGVAMVIDISHDTPVYDKKGLEDNGVEYHKFPTVSKEPPTEDEVEQFVGLVDSLRASPKIAGAGSDTQPTVGVHCHYGFNRTGYFICCYLVERVGWKLEAALKEFAEKRAPGIKHDWFINTLYARYEARIERRGTIVG, via the exons ATGGCTGAACACCTCTACGCCAAGCTGCCACTTGAGAGGCTTCCTGTACGACTGCAACGCCTGCTGCAGACACCAGTACCGAGGTCGTGGATCCTGCCAGCAACACTTACATGGTTACTCGGCTTGGCACCACTCGCTTGGTTCGTGTATAAGAGAACCTCACGTGGCGTCAGCAAGAAGAAAGACG CGACTACCACCGACCCGGGCCTGCTGGTCAAGGGCACACGCTTCGAGCAGTACCAGACACCATCTGGTCATGTTTACCCGAAGATACGCACATTCTACCATGAACATCAAAAGAAAGCGAACCTGCCAGCTGATCTTCCACTACTAGTCTTCATGCATGGGCTTGGGGGTTCAGCTGCTCAATTCGCACCACTCTTAACATCACTCGTCAACATCGCACCATGTCTGGCAATCGACCTGCCTGGATGCGGTCGGTCGGAGTTCTTGCCGAAGGAGAATGAAGCATACACTACCACTGCTCTCGCAGAGCTTCTGTTCGCAGCCATCGATCGTTTCCGTAACAAGGATTGTAATCAGAAGGTCGTACTCGTTGGGCACAGCATGGGTTGTTCAATCTCTGCACTTCTCGCTTCAAATACATCACCACTTGCACATTTGTGCTCCGAGCATGTTCTCGGCATGATAGCACTTTGTCCACGTTCGTCCACCATCACTAAGCACGAACTTCAGAACATCCAGTATTTAAACTGGATCTGGTCGCCACTCTTCGACCTCGTTCGACTACACGACCGCCGAGGTGGCGTTGATAGTAGGAGTGTTTTGCGAGTTGTTGGCGAGCATGCTGACTCTGAAACCAAGCGACTTCAGTTGCGATTCAACGAACAGTCCAGCTCAGCGGTGTTCCAGAAAGTATTACTCGGAATCTATTTGCAGGAGAAGAAGACTGCAGAGAAAGGAGAAGAGTCGTTACTTGGTAAGAGGGTCTGGAGTGGCATGAAGGTACCTTTGTTCCTGGTGGCTGCGAAGAAAGATGCACTCGCGCCGCCGGAGAACGTGGAGCTCATCACAGACTGGCTGACGGAAGAGACGAAGAGACAAGACAGTGCTGGTGGCCAACAAGACTATGCCGATACTGAGAACGAAGACCCCATGAAGGATGCTCATCTGCCAGGAGATAAAGCGGTGGAAGACAGTGCCGACATCGAAGAGGTTGCTCCCGATCAGCTCGGAGACTTACAAGAATCACAGCAACCAAAGCAGACTTCGATCATACCTGCCGTAGCGGGCGATGTCGATCTTGCTGCCAGAAGACTCAGCAGTAACAAGCATGAGCAACCGTATCTGACAACAGAGAGCCACACCATTGAGGAAGCACAGACAGAATCAAAGCACGCGTTTGCGCTTAAGACGACCGTCTTTCCGCAATCTTCCCATGGTTTGCTATACGCATCAAAGGATGTTCGGATCCTTGCGTCCCTTATAGAGGGGTTCTTGGCTAAGTACGTCGACGAACGCCTCGCTCCGTCCTGGCAACTGCGACACCTCATGTCTACCGACAAATGGGACGTCAAGAACTTGGCCAAATGGCAGAAAGTCCAGAACTGCTCAGAACCCATCGGCGGTGTCTTTCGTGCCATGAAGACGATGCGAGAAATCGACGAGGCTCACAACCCACGCGAGTTTGTCAAGAAGTACAGCTACAGGATTCGCCCGGATGGTGTGGCTATGGTAATCGACATCAGCCACGACACGCCTGTCTACGACAAGAAGGGTCTGGAAGACAATGGAGTGGAGTACCACAAATTCCCAACAGTATCGAAGGAGCCGCCGACTGAAGACGAGGTGGAGCAGTTCGTCGGGCTTGTCGACAGTTTACGCGCATCGCCCAAAATTGCTGGAGCTGGGTCTGACACCCAGCCGACTGTTGGAGTACACTGCCACTACGGTTTTAATCGAACTGGTTACTTTATTTGCTGCTACCTGGTCGAGCGCGTGGGCTGGAAGCTGGAAGCAGCACTCAAGGAATTCGCGGAGAAGAGAGCGCCTGGAATTAAGCACGATTGGTTTATCAATACCCTTTACGCGAGATATGAAGCGCGTATTGAGCGGCGCGGTACTATTGTAGGATGA
- a CDS encoding Structure-specific endonuclease subunit slx4, with protein MAARSPIVLDSPSPTVSELPPITPQHHRKSSSVATDSSPGLLSIGKLPRPANAGLISGIRVQELPQGAKADFASAASLWKAQKSEAEAGTARQQDEDTAILKAATDVDTASNNAGRLPRRKRTEERAPSREPSITAQSPLSAYAYQDGNERRKSISASPAPTQRFNAEPVQLQDPQPARVPSRSLSEYDFRPEEHTTLHAPTLPSEPVKKPRKSRAKVDDATADGQAKKPRKRTAKNAEPGEGTKKKSRQPLKKSESTVLNSDDLAATQANTYSRIEIPSPPPKVKRMRKTTSKSASMPAGDAPLNNIDTTKVTSERSTYFDEAPKQDEEELPARAATEDLDEVQASDTVGRQGFARDSTSKSPTLPQAAPRRRLSWTPTKKTVIKILDDHETAPAIDSGDAETTTKSLADIVSGFGYASGSAYVPPTAGQRSASGEALTKRRRIDLADEATKAPARRRASPRPAPAEKAEKPKKAKAPKKKPQTITDLATKAYRAPEEEEASAQPTVSEFFTAQKADTVLVADSNADDTIVKPKKPRKPRTKKVDGNGSKPTSALKTKPKKAKKVRIVEDDHLANLHTPGEARAQERSQDFLFGTSSQLGVDDSPTFIRDMQIAVRESEVVPPSQIDGPKSRARVLNGPDSVTSLSIIQANKDLWCTAARDTDGDVMRLDSATIRIVQARETRDVQKPPDSAVNPAAPSNLMEDTSPQRIVHVPRFSQDLGGITSPAEAPTMKEPAPIAHESVLEQDIVDLCHTSPIAENTNAMLPIAPDMPEVMAPPSADSMAVQNAILDANEPRSEEIWAILPSDSPPEEQPDMPPLPAAVGIHSPSKRNIRTIPQLRRSATSPIRQRTALQALDANISPLPLTSPGKGRAPALQRFLATPAVSSPPKRGRPKKSITTDDTSAVSPRKRGRPRKTDSLTSPKPKKAVGTSASQPVQSRSSGFENIDEISDSDSPTTPSPPRRRAASSPPEARTLELDTVASPSKSTMPRTALLTLKPGDHYFVIAIQPSLFPQITNTVKSAPPSNSLTNSSWHEKILLYDPIVLEDFTAWLNEQGLRIELQRLKPKTKTKGRKKKDAPLVPDEPEYETVKEELKPWMVQKWCEEKSVCCLWKEGLRGGVRTRY; from the coding sequence ATGGCCGCGCGCAGCCCAATCGTACTCGACTCTCCATCACCCACTGTCTCCGAATTGCCTCCGATAACGCCACAGCACCACAGAAAGTCCTCGTCTGTTGCCACCGACTCCTCTCCAGGCCTGCTGAGTATAGGCAAACTCCCAAGACCCGCCAATGCAGGCCTCATATCGGGAATACGTGTACAAGAACTACCACAGGGCGCAAAGGCCGATTTCGCGAGTGCTGCGAGTCTATGGAAGGCACAGAAGTCGGAAGCAGAGGCAGGGACAGCACGACAGCAAGATGAGGACACTGCAATATTGAAGGCGGCAACAGACGTCGATACCGCGAGCAACAATGCAGGCAGACTGCCCAGGCGAAAGCGGACGGAGGAAAGAGCCCCCTCCAGAGAGCCCAGCATCACAGCGCAGAGCCCGCTGAGCGCATATGCGTACCAGGATGGCAATGAACGAAGGAAGAGCATATCAGCCAGTCCCGCGCCCACTCAGAGATTCAATGCCGAGCCAGTGCAGCTACAGGATCCACAACCCGCACGAGTCCCGAGCAGGTCATTGTCCGAGTATGACTTCCGACCAGAAGAACACACGACTCTTCATGCCCCAACACTACCTTCTGAGCCAGTGAAGAAGCCACGAAAGAGTAGGGCGAAAGTCGATGATGCGACAGCAGATGGACAAGCAAAGAAGCCTCGAAAGCGGACAGCAAAGAATGCCGAGCCAGGTGAAGGCACCAAGAAGAAGTCACGACAGCCGCTGAAGAAGTCTGAGTCCACGGTCTTGAACTCGGATGACCTTGCTGCGACTCAGGCGAACACATACTCGAGGATAGAGATACCTTCGCCGCCTCCAAAGGTCAAGAGGATGAGGAAGACGACATCGAAGTCTGCTTCAATGCCAGCGGGCGATGCGCCTTTGAACAATATCGACACCACCAAGGTGACTTCTGAGAGGTCGACGTACTTTGACGAGGCACCCAAACAGGACGAAGAAGAGCTGCCGGCACGAGCAGCGACTGAAGATCTAGACGAGGTTCAAGCTTCCGATACTGTCGGAAGACAAGGCTTTGCCCGGGACAGTACGTCCAAATCACCTACCTTGCCGCAAGCTGCTCCTCGAAGGAGGCTCAGTTGGACCCCCACGAAGAAGACTGTGATCAAGATACTCGACGATCATGAGACTGCCCCTGCTATCGATTCTGGTGATGCGGAGACGACAACGAAATCGCTAGCAGACATTGTCAGCGGCTTTGGCTACGCAAGTGGTAGTGCCTACGTCCCACCCACAGCAGGGCAACGTTCAGCCTCAGGTGAGGCGTTGACCAAAAGACGGCGAATCGATCTTGCAGACGAGGCCACCAAGGCTCCAGCTCGGCGGAGAGCATCACCTAGACCAGCACCAGCAGAGAAGGCAGAGAAACCAAAGAAAGCCAAAGCACCGAAGAAGAAACCGCAGACTATCACCGATCTAGCAACGAAGGCTTATCGAGCCCCAGAAGAAGAAGAGGCCTCAGCACAGCCCACGGTCTCTGAGTTCTTTACTGCACAGAAAGCAGACACTGTACTAGTGGCCGACAGTAATGCCGATGACACGATTGTAAAGCCAAAAAAGCCTCGCAAGCCTCGCACGAAGAAGGTTGATGGCAATGGCTCGAAGCCGACTTCTGCGCTGAAGACGAAGCCCAAGAAAGCGAAGAAAGTCAGGATTGTTGAGGATGACCATCTGGCAAACCTTCATACACCAGGTGAAGCACGAGCTCAAGAAAGAAGCCAAGACTTTCTGTTTGGAACATCCAGCCAACTCGGTGTGGATGACTCGCCTACCTTTATCCGGGATATGCAAATTGCTGTCCGGGAGTCAGAAGTGGTTCCTCCTTCGCAGATTGACGGTCCAAAAAGTCGTGCAAGAGTGCTCAATGGTCCTGATAGCGTCACCAGTCTATCGATCATTCAAGCGAACAAAGACCTCTGGTGTACAGCCGCGCGAGACACGGATGGGGATGTGATGCGACTTGACTCGGCTACTATTAGGATTGTGCAAGCCAGGGAAACTCGTGATGTTCAGAAGCCTCCGGATTCAGCAGTTAACCCAGCTGCGCCATCAAATCTCATGGAGGACACCTCGCCTCAGCGTATAGTACATGTGCCACGGTTTTCGCAAGACCTCGGAGGCATTACGTCTCCGGCTGAAGCGCCCACGATGAAAGAGCCTGCTCCAATCGCGCATGAAAGCGTTCTCGAGCAAGACATCGTTGATCTTTGTCATACTTCGCCCATCGCTGAGAATACCAACGCAATGTTGCCCATCGCGCCAGATATGCCTGAAGTCATGGCTCCACCTTCAGCAGATTCGATGGCTGTGCAGAACGCGATACTCGACGCCAACGAGCCCCGATCTGAAGAAATTTGGGCTATCTTACCAAGCGATAGTCCACCAGAAGAGCAGCCAGACATGCCTCCTTTACCCGCAGCTGTGGGCATTCATTCGCCGTCGAAACGAAATATCAGAACGATACCTCAGCTTAGGCGCTCAGCAACTTCACCTATACGTCAACGGACAGCACTGCAAGCCCTCGATGCTAATATCAGTCCACTTCCTCTAACTTCACCAGGGAAAGGTCGAGCACCGGCATTGCAGCGATTCCTTGCTACACCAGCAGTATCGAGCCCGCCGAAGCGTGGGCGACCTAAGAAGAGCATCACAACTGACGATACGTCTGCAGTCTCGCCCAGAAAGCGTGGCAGACCACGGAAAACAGACTCACTCACTTCGCCGAAGCCGAAGAAAGCCGTCGGCACTTCCGCCTCCCAGCCAGTGCAATCAAGATCGTCCGGTTTCGAAAACATCGATGAGATCTCCGATTCAGACTCACCAACAACACCATCACCGCCGCGAAGACGTGCTGCGTCATCTCCGCCGGAAGCGCGAACACTTGAGCTTGACACTGTGGCGTCACCATCGAAGTCGACAATGCCGCGCACCGCGCTTCTCACGCTTAAGCCCGGTGACCATTACTTTGTGATTGCCATCCAACCTTCACTTTTCCCGCAGATCACGAACACCGTCAAGTCTGCGCCACCAAGCAACAGCCTCACCAACTCAAGTTGGCATGAGAAGATTTTGCTTTACGACCCGATCGTGCTTGAGGACTTCACTGCTTG
- a CDS encoding 40S ribosomal protein S19 yields MPGVSVRDVPADKFIDAYAAFLKRQGKLPIPGWSDTVKLSHAKELPPQSQDWFYVRAASVARHIYVRKTVGVGRLRKAHGGTKNRGSRPSHHVDASGAVDRKVCQALEKIGVLETDEEKGGRRITQSGQRDLDRIAQTTLEQEEEDEDDE; encoded by the exons ATGCCTGGTGTCTCCGTCCGCGATGTCCCAGCCGACAAGTTCATCGACGCCTACGCCGCCTTCTTGAAGCGTCAGGGAAAGCTCCCAATCCCAG GTTGGTCCGACACTGTCAAGCTCTCCCACGCCAAGGAGCTGCCACCACAGAGCCAGGACTG GTTCTACGTCCGCGCCGCCTCTGTCGCCCGCCACATCTACGTCCGCAAGACCGTCGGTGTCGGCCGTCTGCGCAAGGCCCACGGTGGCACCAAGAACCGTGGCTCGCGCCCATCTCACCACGTCGACGCATCCGGCGCCGTTGACCGCAAGGTCTGCCAGGCCCTCGAGAAGATCGGTGTCCTTGAGACCGACGAGGAGAAGGGTGGCCGTCGCATCACTCAGTCCGGCCAGCGTGATTTGGACCGTATTGCCCAGACCACCCTCGAGCAGGAGGAAGAGGACGAGGATGACGAGTAA